From the Pleurodeles waltl isolate 20211129_DDA chromosome 6, aPleWal1.hap1.20221129, whole genome shotgun sequence genome, the window AGAGAGAGTCTAAATTCAGTTCTAAAATCAGCTTTGTTAATTTCCATGCACGCTTTACTTAAGAGCGAACATTTACAAGACTGTGACCTAGGTGTTATGCAAGTGTAGAGTAGGTTGTGAACTCTTATTTGAAGAAGCAGTTCACGGGACTAATACAAGGTTTAAGAATAGGAAGGTTTTTGAAGATTCCCTGAAGGTAGtatggggggaaaaaaagaaaatagaacatACCCCCAAGTCAAGAGTTTATCTGTACTAACCTCGGACACAGAAATGGCAGAGGTCCTGGACCTAAGCCTGGCTGAGGCCAgataggtgcagatgggcttgcctttggcatccaTTGGAGCGTCCGCTCCTATGCCTGTTGTTGGTCATAGTCTAGACCGCAACAGTGAAAACTACAAAGTATCTCCACCTAAGATGGCCTGAAGGCTGGGCACGAGAAAAGACTTATCTATATGTACCACAGgctcagaaaaagaaaaagacccaACCAACCCGACCACTCCTAGAGATACTTGGGAATAAATCAGTGAACAGGTAAGGTGCGTAGTGTCATATATATTGCTGCCTCAAATGCAGGTAAATAATCTGAAAACGATTTGAGACTCCGTTACATTAAACATTTAGCAAAGAacatttacgtaaaaaaaaaaagtcactgtaGAGATCCGACAGTATTGCATCAAGGGGGGTGTGACGTGACATTGCTCATCCATGCTCATCCTCACATAATGGTCGTGATTGTTGGCAACTTGTGGGCATCCATGTTACTCACTGCTCACCCATGATCAAATGCTAACCCTTGTATGATGGTAGTATTTATTTGCAGCTTGTGGGCATTCATGGCAAGTTCCCCAACCTGGTTAGCATGCTTGCCACGCCACAATGATGGTAATTACCGGAATATTGTGGGCATCTTTGATGTGATGGTACCTCTCTCTAGTATTGTGATGTTTCTAACAGAATGGCAGTAGTTCTTGCCATTTTGACATATATTGTGGGCATCGGTGACACCCAACCCTGCTTAAATATAACCCCCTGCATTATGGGTTAATCTATGACATGTTGTGCACATGCAAAGCATGATGGTGCATTCAGAAGCATAATGCTAACCCTGGCTTAATGTTGGTAGTTCCTGACATTTTGTGAGCAGCCATAGATTCATGGAACAAAGAAATGAATGTAAATAAATTTGGGACATTACATTTCATCTGGCTCTGAAGAGAGGACTCAATGCAGTAATCATATTTAACATGTTCACTAGTGTATATGCTTGGGCCAACCCTCCATTCACAACCTAGGACAGATACATTTTTGCCAGTGTCCGGATATTGGAAACCAACTGCATTTGTAAATTTTTGTTATACATTGATGACTGTTAAGATTTCAAGctgtgtaaactgtaaacttcgcatttgtatagtgcactactcacctgttaaggtctcaaggtgctgtgcactactcacctgttagggtctcaaagtgctgtacacatacctgtgaggcacccactcctgggaaaGGGCTGTGGGGgaagttgtggagattaagcaagctattgcccagagttacagagtgggacccattaattagattaggcacctaggcgagaatgatctggtccaagggaattgagcccaagacctgccgaggcgagaattgaaccctggtcccaggccaaatctttgcatcagtgtctgccgctctaaccactgtGTCACACTTCTCCACTAACACAGACTTATTAATACAGAGCCTATCTTTGAAGTTCTAAAGGAGAATTGTTACAAAGTGAGTTTCGCCAACGTAACCCCCTGGATTTTTTTGCTTTTAACTATACGTTTTTTTACCTCTACTTTGAGAAAGTCTCACTGCCGTAGGCTCACAGTAAATGAACAGAGCGCTAAACCCCAGTTCCCGCCTTTTAAGATCAGGCCGATGCTACACATCTATATAGGAGGCTCTGGCTGGTTACACAGGAACATGTAAACACATGTGTGTAGGCTGCACACGGAAGACTACATCTTGCACAGCCTGGTATCTACTCACAGGTAGGCCATCGCAGAAGGTACTCTTCAAGAATTAGTGCTTACcaggggtaggccttataatgtgagtggGCACTCATAGCGTAGGTTTGTAGTGCTTACTGAAAAGCTATGGTGCTTAATTGAAACACACATGATAGGAGGAATCTGTACTACAGTACAGCTTCCTGCTACTTAGACCTACATAGCCCACTGAGGTCTAGGAAAATACATGCATTGTGAGTGGAGATCCACAGTgcctttcaaaatatcttcacttCTTAGGTCActttaagaattattatatttccCTGGCTTAGCTCCTAATCCTATTCCAGGAATACTGGGCCGGGTTAATTACTCTGCTGTCCAGCAGGAGGATCAAAGGTCTCCAGTTTCTGGGAAAGGAAGGCAAGTGAaggaaatctgcatctgttaattaaaTTGTCAAACTGCATTTGGCCTGGAACAGCCCAGGCCCACAGAAAGAAAAGTAGGAGGGCCAGACCTCTGGAGCTAAACACAGGAATGGCTCCCCTTTGACGTTTTAGTGGGAAGGGATCAGGCAGCTGTGTCAGCTTGGGATGGAACTAAGGCTTTCAGGGAAGCTCTTCCCAAAGTCAGCTTGAAGTCGCCATGTTGGAATGTCCCCGAATGCTGTGCAGAAGGGTTGGACAGGGGTGAAGTGATGTGGCACCTTGGGATTGGCCATGgggtctagaactttccatcaaaaacccatacccaagaGAGAGACTGATGGAAGACATTGGACCTGGGAGTGATGACACAGAATGCATGCCCAGCTGGAAGGAGATGCCATCTGATGCCACTGTAAGGATGGACTGACGGACTGTAGCTCCACCTGATCCTAAGGACTAGGATGGGTATCTTCAGGGCCAGTGGCTTTGGCCCTCTCATGCCCCCTGAGAAACAGTTGGGGAATGGACTTTCTGGAGGACCCTGGCGGGTTCTCCTGAAACATCTATGGACTGGTCCTGCAGCGGGGTGACCCCCATTTCGAAGTTTATCACTGAGTCAGTTGACACACGGGTCACAAGATGGGCAAAGCCATGGGCCTGGGGAGTGTATCACAGAGAATGTTCTACTTGTTGGCCGCAGACGGGCTGTGGAAGAGTTCCCACACGCAGAAGAGAGGACCAGGCGCCCGGGCAGTAGACATATCTGGTGCTGGGAGCCATAAAATCAAGCTCTGCCCAAAAATCACCCATTAGAGGTAAGGAGGCCGTAAGATAATGCTCCAGGTGACTAGAGCTCACTACCAGGAGCAAAATGCCCCCAATCAGCCTTACGTGCCAGAGAAATCTCTGCCTGAAGCTTGGTTCCTCCAGGGGACTGGGTAGGAAAACAAGTGCTTAGTGCTGCTCTGTCAGAAAGAGATATTCCTCCAGGAAGTGCCAAGTCCTCCGGGATTGGCGCATCCTTGGTAAATGAATTCCATACATTAGTGGAGAGGGACCCATCTCCCTGGGGGTCTGACACTGCAGAATTGTCCCAGggggatcccatttcacttgcacAAAAGATAGAACCATTGCTTCCCCCTGATGTGTGTACCTCACGCTACCCCTGCCCTTATCTGTGTGGGAGAACCGGGCATTATAATATGTTTCTGCTTCTACTGGTGTGGTAACACCCGGACAAAGCCAGTAGACCTGCCTTATTGATAATGACGCCCctttatattgtgatgttgcatcttGCATAGATGGGGGTTTTGTGGTCATAGTATTGTGTATCCACTAGGGGTATGACATAATGCGATGAtatcaccaaaggtatttccagcTACCTGATTGTACCTGTTTTGTAATTTGATGCATAGCATGTATGAGCGTGTGTATAATAAAGGAAATGTTCCTTTATTTGAGAAGAAGCACTGTCTgtacaatgatttattgagtgttgtttcaTATCAGTGTACTGGGGTTACTAGTCCACACCACATGCCCTGAGTagcccttggactgctctgctccgctaccctgagagagtcaggtGCTGCAATTGGATACTTGGTTCTCAGTAAAGAGAAACTTGAAGATTTGGAACGTGTGAAGAATTCGCATCCTTTGCAACTAATAACCAAATGTCTTGCAAGAACTTCATGGTCCAGAGTATTAAAGGCCCCAGTGTTTTTATGTTGTTGTTCAGTACTGCCACCACGGATGCGGTGACTTCAGCTATGTATCACTTCCATtcttgtgtgtggtgtgtaatTGCGCATCCTTGTGTTTTCAGGTCACATGTTGTGTTCTTGCACAAGTTCAGGGTGTGGTGGAGAAATAAAATACCCAAATGATGTCATTATAAAATGTTTCTGCCAAAGTAATGACTTTGCATTTCTAGTATTAACAGTAATGTAACAGCCCCACCTAGTGGACAGAAGAGAAATAGCAGCCTGCCTTTGTTATTCAATCACGTCGTTCCCTCCTTACAATCGAGTCCATGCCTATGCCCAGACGGAGTTTCAAATATGCCAGTGTAACTTGCGCAATTTTGTTAATTTTGTATTACACGTGTTACGCAAAGGCCCTGCTGTTACGCCACATCTCGTAATTACGCCCCGTTCTCTGTAATATTATAGTTTAGGAGCGCAGCTAAAACTCGATTTAAAATTCACCGCACTTGCACAGTTTGGAGGTGCAGGAAAGGAATCTAAAATACGCGTTACACACACGAATCACCTGAACTCATCACGAGGGATCCAGACCATAGAAGATATGCACAAGAAGTGCAAAGGATACATCGATTCTATAGTGCAGAATATTGCCGTAAGAGATCATGCATACTTGAAAGGTTTTTTTCCCCCTAAACTCCCTAGGATTTGAATTGATGAAAGTGCAATGTCTCCTTCCCGGTTTCTGGCCCCAGAAGTTgatttaaaatttttaaaaaaagcaaaaaaagacttTCATTGGGCTCTGGGAATGAATGCTGGAGAATTTGGCACCTGTAATTGAATACAGTCGACATGAGGGTAAAAGGTTCCAGCAAATGCCATGTACCTTTCTTCTCACTGCATGGCATTGCCACGTTCTGTAGATCTCTTTGCCAGTGCAGATTTCTGGATTGGGACTGGCTAGCTGAGTACGAGCACAAGGGGTTAAACCAGGGGCGGCCGGCAcatattaaaagtggtggggcaggtggaggGGTGTGGGGGTAGTGTGAGGTGTGCAGGGAAGCAGGGGTGGTCACGGGCGAGGGGGGCGGGAgggttttaacatttaaaaaatagtaatacttacctggtgctgccggcTGCCTCACGCTACCCCTCCTGGTCCCAGCAGCTTgagagactccctgtgcaatccccgcactgctctcatgcttatACAAGCAAGAGAGCAGTGCGGGGACTGGCCTGCGCGGGCTGGTTTACCACTTGCGAAGGCACCGGAAGTCTGTGCTGTTTATCCAACCAAGCTGTCAAatgcagctaggttggagaaaACCTAAGTGTGCAGGTCTGTTTTTCAGGCCTAAAACGGGCGGTCAAACAGACCGCACTTTAGTGCACTCCActgctcccccaccctcccccttcaccccaccccccaaaaaaaaaatatggtaTAGCCCCGCACCTCCCTGGCTCCGAACCAgcatctgaaaaatatttttgagctgctggctctgagccagtggggcgacgctccttggCCTTTGCGAAGGAGCCGCTGCTCGGTTAAATCCATGTTGTGTGTCATGAAGTGCCAGCACCCGGTGTCTGCCTCTCTCTGCCTCGGATGTTTTCGGGAGCTGGACTGTTCAGTAACCTGGGGGCTATCCCTGGAAGGCACGCTGACCACAGCGCACCAAAGAGTGAAGGCAGCTTGCGTCCGCCGGTTTAAATGGATGCCCCAGCTGAAAAAAATCTCTTTGAACACAAAGCACAGTAAATAAAACTGAAAACCTGTAACACCGATAGTCAATGCCACCTGGCAAGTGCAGACGTTAACTCTAGGCTTGCGACCTTATTTTGTCACTCTGCAGCAAGAAACTTGCAAGACTAGTGTACATTAAGAATAAAAATGgaaatctcattttttttttttaatcagcttgTATATGACTTTAGAGGGCAGTGGAGTGCTTTACATAGCACAGAAAGACGTGCCAGTTGTACTTGGTTGTATGGTACCTCTGAGGGCATGCTCGTTGCCAGCCAAGGCCCATATATTATTGAGACGTTACGTTTCTAGAGGCAGATTGGTCGGGAGGCGTGTAGGGGAACCTTCTGGTGGTGGCAGGGAGTGGACTAAAATGTCAGTGTTGACTTCCTTCCTGACTTGCTGGAAAGGCAGCAGCTGTTGAGCTTCAACAACCAGCCTCCAGTGGCTTCAGCCACCCGGGGAAAGTGTTGGAGAGAGCCTAAAAGTTATTCCCCAGATCTTGATTGAATGTATAGCAAAGTGTTTCCTTCTCTGTTCCTTCTTCACTTGTTTAGATTTCAATCCTTGAAGTGGTGGAGTTGGCGTGGAGGTTTAGTTCATTCCAGACTTTTTTCAGAAGGCTTCTAAAGGATTGTGAGTGATGTAGAAACCAAGGGACAAGGTGTCGTAGATCAAGGAGGCTCATTTTTTTGCATTGTGAACTAGAACATGAGCCGAGTGTGCCACCATTCAACAACACAACACTCTTCTTCCGCTGGTGCATCTGAAAGGACCATGCTTTGTTACCACCACTGGCGGCTCTCAACGTCTTGAGCAGGGGCTGCACGAGCCTGGGTTTGCCCAATGCCTGGTGCGTGTGTATTCAAAACCCTTTCGAAGAGGTTGGTACCTGTCTAGAGGGTAGTTAGTTACGCTGTGTTGACGCTGCTCTAAATAACCACGACTTACTAGGTGATGGCTACTCTCAGTACTTGGAAGGCCAAAGAATCCACACAGACAGCAAATATCCAAGTGGCTGCCGGATTTTCCTAATGCTGACAACTATGAGACCATTAAGGATCGTTCAATGTGTTAACTAGTACCCCTTTCTTGATTAACCagttgcccaccttcctgggtcagCTGCCCTACACCCTAATGATTAGCGCAACACAGAAGTAAAGACGCATCGTCCCAAAATTAATTCAGTAAGTCCAAAATTAAATCTCCAGACATCTCGAAAGGATATGGTTAAAATTCAGTTCTTTGTCATTGTTTCCAATCTCCTTCATAGAAAACATCCAGATAGCCACCGTGTTTCACCCACACTCCAGGGCTTCCTCAGGGCTTACAATCTATAACTGATATCCAGAATGTCTTATTCTTGGTCATCCACACATCGTGTATTGCAGTCGTTAATGGCTCTGTTCAGCGCATTGGAATGTCCATCACCTCTGTGCATAATGATGCCATTTTCGACGTGCCAGATGCGACTGTCCGTGCAAGCTACAAAGCCAGTTTACATGGGAAGTCACTGCTGGCACGCCAAACAAGAACCTTACTATAGGTTTACCTTACTATGATCTTGAGTTACAAGATAGTATATTGCTGATCACCATAGGGCATAATGGTGACCTCCTGAGACATCTCTCAGGAGAAGAAAGCCCCAAGTTTAACAGGGTGGCTTCTAGGGTTCAGCGAGGAGGAAAACCAGCTCAGTGCCAGGGCCCCTTGTCAAGCGCTGCAAAGAGATACAAAGAGACCCAAGACTCTGCTCAGACTTGCTCAACGGTCTCAAGGAGCTCAGCACACAGCTACCAGTGCCATTTTGGTACCTTGCAAGATTCTGCAGCCCACATGTATGCGATGCAGACCACTGTTGGATTTAAGAGCTCCTGCAATTTCAAAGTTACATTTTTCTGTATCACTTTGAAGATGCCTTCAAGGATGTGCATCTGTCTCTAGAACGCGCAGGTTTCAAGAGATCATGGCGGAGGCGCTTTCAGTATGGAGTTAGTTATGTTTGTTAACTGGTATAGATGGTATGAACCCCGGCTTAAAAGAGCAGTGAAGGATCATACAAGAGTGTGCCGCAAAAATATCAGGGCTTTCTTACTTAGCCCTTCTGCCAGAGAGTCCAAGAGAGAATCCATCAGATGGCAGGTGGGTAACAGGTTTACCATTTCATTTTCACCCCAGTGGGCACCAGCAAATGCAGAACCAAACCTAGGCTGACACATTGCCCGAATGATTAAAGCCATATGTCACCTTTATTAAAGAGGGATTTAGGTATCTTGACCCCCATATTATCCAGGGAATTTGGGTATTATGAATCCTGGCTAAACAAGATGCAGGAAATTGATCACAGACTGTCAACTCAGTATGCTCTAAACTAATCAAAAGATTTGTGTAACTTGACCCGACAAGTCCTGTAATTCCGGCAAGTAATGCTCTTGGTGCTAATTATGCTATTCTTGATGCCCAGGATCTTTGATTCTTGGATCCCAACTACCTGATGGTGAGTTTGATGGGTATGTGTGATTCAGTGTTCCTTAATGAACTTTTTCATCTGGAAAACGTGACTAATCTTGGAATTAGCATAGATAGTtctccaacaaaattaaaaataagattACTCCCATTTAGCCAAGGAATATATGTAATTTGATACCCAGCAGGTCCCTGGAATATGCATTGTAGACCTCAGTAAAGCTTGAAAATGTGCCTAATTGAATTGCAGGAAGACCAGGAATCGGGCGGGATCTGTTGACCGTGGCTGCAGATGTCCCTGAAGAAAGTCCATCTCTTATGAGTATCTTTGGCTTGCGTATTCTCCACCCTCAATTCTCCCATTCGCCCCCTTTGTAGTAACTGGTTTAATTCCTTGTTATCTATTAGAGGTCCATTGCCTATGTGGCTACGTTATACTACACTGACATCGTAAATAAATACAAGACCAGGAATAATTTGACTCCCAATTAGCCTATTACTATTATTATAATATAGCATTTGTACAGTGCTCTGTGGCCAGACTGGTATCCTAATGCTATTGTAAACCAATTTCAGTGGAGGGGGAGTAACCAGTAGACATCCAGAAGTTCATTATTTTGGAAACAGACCGGTTTTCAGGGCTTTCCTGAATTTCAAAAAATCTGTCTGCGTCCTCAGGGCGGCTGGGAGCTTGTTTCATACTTGAGCATCATCAATGGAAAAGGCTCGGCCATCTTGTGTTTTACGGAATCTAGGTACCTGCAGAAGGTTACCCGTGGCAGACCGCAGGTGTCTCTTGGGAGCATATTGTTTCAGTCTAAGTTGCAATAATATGAGACCTGCACATAGACTTAAAAAGAATCCGCTGTTCCCCGGGGAGCCAGTGATGTTCCCTAAGAGTATAGGAAGCAGAGGATCGTCGATGCTCCACGGAGGATGGCAGTACAGTAATCCAGCCGGCTGAGTATAACACCCCGTGCAATTAGTGATTTGGCATGCAGCAGCAGCACTGGGAAAAGTTTTCTAAGGCTGTGAAGTAATGCAAAACAGCCACCAGCCACTTTATTCACATGTTTCTCAAGAGAGAGCTGTGCATCGAAGGTaacaaccaagggccagatgtaccaaaggatttaacctattctgtgtctatgggaaaaagctttcgtacatatggccccaagttacgCACAGCCTCCGAGGGGCACATCTCCACTTCTGTCGGAAAAGGCCAGAGGTTTTTGGGTCGCGGCAACTGAATCTTATTAGATGAGCAATAGAGAAACTCTGTTTTATCCCCATTTAATTTAAGTTCATCCATTTTACAATGTCGGTCATGCACCCCTGAAAGGAGGATACCGCATCCAGctgattttttattaaaaaacaaaatcaattgTGTATTATCAGCATAATTGATCACCTATATGTTATGCGCCTTTATCATAGAGATCAAGGActgcatatagatattaaatatacCGGACTAAGTGCAGGTCCTTCAGGTACTTGATGATGGATGTTTCTGAAATCCAAGCGAAAAGGGGGCAAGGCCACCGCCTGGCAGCGATCCTGCAAATATGATTCTATCCATTTTAACACGGTACCACCAACACCCAAAGATCCTAATTTAGCCAGTAGGGTGTTGTggttgactgtgtcaaatgctgcccaCAGATCCAGCAATATTAACACCACGGACTGGTCATTGTCAACCAGTCGGCGCATCTCATCCATCGCGCCTAGGAAGGCTGTCTTGGTGCCATGACCAGGCTTAAAACTAAACTGTTCTTCCTCAATTAACGAGTGCACTTCCAAGTATTGGGATATGATCCTACTAACGTAGCTTTCCAATATCTTCACAGGATCAGAAGAATGGAATAGGTCTATAATTCCCCAGTAATCCCAGATCTGATGAAGGTTTCTTTTAGTTAGGGCATGACTATGGCCTTCTTCCACTTGCATGGCACCTGCCCTAAACTCAGAGATTGGTTACAGAGAAACCTCCAGGTGGTAAAAGCTCATCTGCCCATTTTTTCCACTGGCTAGCCAGCAGATAATCTAACAGCGAGCCCTACATGGTAGACACCGCAATACTGAGAAACATTTCTTCTGATATAGGATCAAAGCAATCAATCCGACAGTAAGATTTCCGGGCAAATCATCTCCATGACAGTCTTGGCTCGGGAGGCAACAGTCCCGGTGGTGTCTTTATAATAGGAAGGCTGTCCCTTCATAAAAGAACCATCAATGTCCTCTAGAATCTTTATAATGTTATCTTAGAAAAATACCGGCAATTCATtgcaacatttctgtgatggggcTGTTTCTTGTTTCAGACCTTGAGGGCTAGACAAGTCACAGAATATATCAAAGATGTTTTTTTGGACTATTTAAACAACTAAAATAGAGTTGGTATAAAATTCAGCCTTTTGCTTTTATAATGTCCTTTTTATGAGTATTCATAATAATCCGGGTAAGGTGACTTTCTATCTGTGGTGTAAATGTCTAGGAATGTTGATACTATGATCTATATTTCCGTCAATCTGGCCAGCTAAAACCACCATCTCACCCCAGAATCCCAATAACTTATCTATTTGTGACCGCAGCCATGTTGTGAAATGTTTCTATCAATTTTTGTGGAAGTTCTTTATTTTTTGAACTTGATTAGATGCGCACTCTTTGCTGTGATATGGTCACTGTGTGTTCTCTACTTCTCTCCACCACAGAAGAAGCTGGCTCCCGGTAAGGGGCGACTGATCGTGTGTGGTCACGGGACTATCAGTGGGGATGGGGTCTTCTGCCTGCTGAGTGATGACCATGGGGTGACCTGGCGCTACGGAGGCAGCCTGAAGAGCATCCCCTACAACCAACCCAAGAGGGCCCAGGACTTTAACCCTGATGAGTGCCAGGTGCTGCGTTTCTCTGTAGCTAAGTTTGCACTGTGTAAATCACATACATAAAACACTGAAACCTATAGGGCATGGGCCTACGACTGAGCATGGACTGGAGTGAACCCTTAATCTTCCTCCTCGGAATTGAACTTGCACTGGCACTGAGCGAGGCACTCTCTTAATTACCCACTGACACACAGACCAACTCATTGTTTTACTTAATCCACCAGTCATTCACTTTCTTACCATCCCACCCAAAGACTTACAGACTTGTATAATTGTTCTCATTCGCTTAGTAACTCACTCCTGCACTTACTTGCTCCACTGCATACTTACCCGTGGAGTCACTTCTCTTTTACTAATTTTTTTAATACAGTCTTCACTCGTTTTCCTTGCCCTCACTCTTTTATCATACACCCATCCGCTCACTCATGCATGAAGACACATTGGAGAGCTCAGTGTTATATCACTGTCAGGGTGGAGTGCCCTGTTGGCGCCCTTATTGCTGTAACGTCACCtctcatcttcctttacagccctaTGAGTTACCGGATGGGTCAGTGGTGATCAACGCCCGGAACCAGAATTTCTACCACTGTCACTGCCGCATTGTGGTGCAGAGCTTTGACGGCTGCGAGAGCCTCCTGCTGGAGCATGTCACCTTTGACGAGACCCTGGTGGACCCCGCTGTGGCTGCTGGCGCACTCTTCAAGAACGACATTGTCTTCTTCACCAACCCGGCCCACTACAGCAGTCGTAAGACGCGCAGCGCACTCAGGCCTCTGTGGGGGACCTCTCCATTAGTGGTGTAGCTCAGGTGTCCTGGGCCATAATGCTAGCACGTAAAAGTTCCGCCATAGCCCTTGTAGTCATAGCATCTTTACACGGGAGCAgagccttggtgccactgcacctgctgcaacttTGACAGCTAGGTTCCTCCAGACCTGGAGAGAGgatggaagaggagggtgaagtCTGTTGGAGCCTCAGGTGTCCTCAGAGACATTGTGGCTGGAAGGTGCAGCTGTAAACCATCAAAGGACTTCATTAGTACAATATTCTTTCAGTAAGGAAATGGCACCATCCAAAAGGATGGCATTCCTGCTTTGGGCCGGATGTGGTACTGTAGAAGTTATCTCAGGAGACTAATGTATCTCCTCAGAGATGCATAAGCTAGTGAATGGTGTGTGTCCTAATCTGGTAGGAAGTCTCGACCTGCCATCCTGATGTGCTCAATGAAACCATTATCTTAATCTTTGTAAGTAGTACCTTTTTATAAGTGCCTAAAGACAATTAAGTTCTTTGAGTATGGGCATATGGACAGTGGCATGGAAAGGAT encodes:
- the LOC138301474 gene encoding sialidase-1-like — encoded protein: MVDTAILRNISSDIGSKQSIRQCALFAVIWSLCVLYFSPPQKKLAPGKGRLIVCGHGTISGDGVFCLLSDDHGVTWRYGGSLKSIPYNQPKRAQDFNPDECQPYELPDGSVVINARNQNFYHCHCRIVVQSFDGCESLLLEHVTFDETLVDPAVAAGALFKNDIVFFTNPAHYSSRVNLTLRWSFCNGNSWVKQTSQIWAAASGYSSITTLNHTIDDEQYIYIIYEKGRVDITESISIAKVNIYGLL